In the genome of Daucus carota subsp. sativus chromosome 9, DH1 v3.0, whole genome shotgun sequence, the window CCGTAAGCTTATTATTAGTAATATATAAGATGAGTCTCTCTTTGTTTCTGCTCCCCTAGTAGCATAGTTTAGAAATCATTCATTATTTGATATGTATCTGAGAAATTGTGATATACATTATCTCATTATGTGATACCCATTCTGTTTGTTCTGCTGGTTTCCTCATTTCAGAACTCTTTTCTGCACTCCAGTTTCATGTTTATCATTGGTTATGAATAAATATTGGATTTAATTTGTACAATTTTTGTAAAGAAGATTTTTAATAGTTGTGCTGCAAGCTAATGAATAGATAAacataaagaaaatattattttgttaaatggAGATCATCAATTTGAGTTgagattatataaattattaccgatatattttgtataattatatGATTTGCAACGTTTTAAATATATAGCATACGTGATGTTTGACAAATTAACACTTGCcaaagttataaaaaaaaattagtttcgacataaatgattaatatatttaattataatgatGAACtgaattttttaacaaattaataaaattttctaatcacaaaattatttcgTATAGGAACTAAGGAGTACCACTTTTTTAGTCCATTCCAAGAAGAATCAGTAATGGCTGATAAGGACTTTAAATAAATCGTTGTTCACTCGATTTTTGAATCATACGATGccaaatattcaaaataatgtTATTGCACAAATCAAAACTAGTGTAAAGTGTAAAATATTGAAACGGCTGGAATAAGAAGTCTCCAAGTGAGCGGTCCGTGGAAGAGTGAAAGGGGTAGCCggaaaatataagaaataattttaatttataaagaaaTTATTGAAAAGTAGTTGAAAAGTTTGACATATAAATAGATAacataatctatactatactataaaaaggcaacataggtataatttgtagtcgtacaaaattttggtttggtacactcctataaaactaaaagtctgcaacatgtatatatatattaaacagtttcatatactaaaaacactcctgatgtatattaatatcttttaaatataatttataattagttgaaaaaaggtgaaactattgttaataacatatattaatattaaaaaatatttataaataaatgtataactaattataaatatacaattttgaatttttttgtctaaaatacatataaataattggaaacgctactttttaattataacgtattctaatcgaaatttaactctaacatgttatatttcattacaaatacgaaccattacgtaacatatgaagatatatgaaatatgaaaattttgatttaaaattaattgaatagtaaactgtcacatattaatatcagaaaaatatttatagatagataataaattgcgAAAgctaattagttgaaaaaaggtgaaactattgttaataacatatattaatattaaaaaatatttataaataaatgtataactaattataaatatacaattttgaatattttttgtctaaaatacatataaataattggaaacgctactttttaattataacgtattctacttgaaatttaactctaacatgttatatttcattacaaatacgaaccattacgtaacatatgaaaatatatgaaatatgaaaattttgatttaaaattaattgaatagtaaactgtcacatattaatatcagaaaaatatttatagatagataataaattgcgaaagctaaatttccgttagaagatacaatgagttggttaatataatttaattaaaatccaattcattaatactaaaatactaataaaatgacgttacgatttaaattataattaataatttacgaattatatacccgcccgtgctttgcacgggttaaaggctagttataaataatacaattatgtacatgacatatatatatttgtagttataagatatataaatcaCGATAAGTGCTGTTTGAACCACATTTATACTATGTCAAACTGCACCCAACATCGCACGACTTGGTTTGTGAAAATCTCAACGCATAACTAGACAATGAgagagcacggttggatagctcactcgttaagagcttatcctctgtcgtcccagatCCTGGTTCGATCCTGACTCACCCCGagagtttcgtagaacagatactcatttgtaaggctataagccatatttgtcaaaaaaaaaaaaaaaacaactagaCAATGAGAAATCAAAAGAACGTTCACGTGTCAAATCCGTTTCCTGATATATTTCCTTTATTCTTGTTTTGCTAATTGGAGTTGTCACTTTCATGGAGGGAGAATCATGAATTTATCCCCATTTTTGAGAATATAGAAGTAGGTGTTCAGCCTTATTGATCAAGCTAAAAGGAAcattaatataccattttagCTCCAACCCACACTAATATCTAACACGCCAAAAACACGTCTAAATATCATTCAGTTAAAGCAATATGAATCTTCTTATGGAAAATAAGAGGCCCCTCGTTTTCTATAAATACATCTTATACTTGAGCTAGTTACAGGCAGTGGCATCAGTTCAATACAATTTCTCACAGTTTAAAAATGTGGGGCTCTGGGCATAATTCTCATCATGGTCAGTACCCTTACTATGGAGGCCACCCTCCACAAAGCTACCCACCTGCTGCGGGTTATCCACCGCAATCCTACGGCCATCAGCCTGCTTACCCACAAGGTCACATGTATCCCTCAGGTATGCTGCAGAAGACGAGCAATGCTCGAGTCGTGACGTTTATAGTTCATGTTTTCAAGTTATTGTGTTTCTTGCCTGAGTATAATTTTTACTTTCAGGACATGGGTTTGCTGGACTAGGTGGAATGCCCGGACACGGTGCTGGGTTTGGCAACCAGCACCAGGGTTACGGTCACAGTCACGGTGGCTACGCTCACAGTGGTTACGGGCACGGTGGTGCTAGTCACTATGGTCATCATGGAAAGTTTGGCAAAGCCGGAAAGATGCATGGATATAAGAAGTGGAAGTAATTCTATAAATACAAGAAATCATCTGGACTCCTCAACAGTGCCAATGTCTGCTTATCTAAGAATATGATAATGTAATAAAGGTTGCCTAGTATATGATGTATCTACAAGAGGCATTGTTGGCAAACATATGTGCCCCAACAATGGTCTCACTATAGTTACAGAAGGGCAATAACTATTATTTACGTAAGTTTATTTCTGTGTTATATTCATACAAATTTCTTCTTCCTATGGAGGAATGGTTTCGTATGGGCACTGCTTCTAATTGTCACGCAACATTTTAAAGAGTAAAGATAGAATTAAAACTTTCTGCAACTATTGATGGTGCAACATCATGTTGTACATGCTTTTCGAATGTGCATATAGTCATgtacgtgtgtgtgtgtggatcTTCATTATGTATGCATCTTCATTATGCTGACAAAACTAGAAAAGACTCTTTACTAAGATCATGTTTACCTACAAGCTCCACGAAAGAAAAGCATATTGTCCAACATTCTCGGCTACCTGCAGAACTAGATCAACACATACCCCTGATCACCAAAAGGTTTCCATATAGGAAACTTTTCTGTCAACAAAGTCTTAGTTTTGAGTACAAAAAGTGTTTCTTGATGCACTCAGGATCTATACTGGGGAAGTTCTCAGAGGCATTGTTTAATCTTATCGGCAGTTCTGTTATATATAGGAAAATATGTAAACATATAAATCTTATGTATGTGGTGTCAAAGACATGCCTAGTATTTCATGTTCTCAAAACCCATGGATATTTGTCTGATAAAattcaaacacaaacacacttCAAAGCAGAACAACAGTTTATGTGGACAAATATAGGCCTCAAAATTggacatttattaaaaaaatggcACTACTCTTTTACCACAACAAAGCTCTTTTACAGAAGGTTATACAACTACAATGAAAACATTAGCCTCGTGTAATAACTCATATAGGTAATCATATTACCGGACATAACAATTGCAGCCAAGACTACACCGTAAACTTCATCTCAGTAAACACTAGTTAGatgatttgaaattataacaaaacgcCAGAGACTAAAGATAAAATCTTTACGACTCCAAAacagaaaaattaaaacaatattaCCCAGTAATCATAGTTCCAGCCCCTTCATCCGTCAAAATCTCAAGCAACAACGAATGTTCCAACCCACCATCAATAATACTCGTAGTCCTCACCCCTTGTGCAAGCGACCTGATACAACAATTCACCTTCGGAATCATCCCACCTGCAATCTTCCCCTCCGCCATCATCTTCTTAACACCCTTAATATCAATCTCCTTCACCAAACTCCCTACATCATTCCTATCCTCCAAAATCCCGACAACATCCGTCAACAATATCAACTTCTCCGCACCCAAAGCCGCAGCCAACTCCCCCGCCACCGTATCTGcattaatattatacatttgCCCATTCCCATCAGCTGCCACAGACGCAATCACCGGAATACACCCATTATCAATCAAAGGCCTTATAACACCCGAATCAACGGACGCTATATCCCCCACAAACCCCAGCTCTTCTGCATTTACCGCAGGGGAAGCAGTCAGTAACCTCCCATCAATCCCCGATAACCCCACCGCAGTCCCTCCCGCCTTATTAACCAAACTAaccaacattttattaactttcCCAATCAAAACCATAGACACAATTTCCATAGTAGAAGCATCAGTAACCCTCAACCCATTAAGGAAATTCGGCTTAATCCCGAGCTTCGAAAGCCAAAGATTAATCTCCGGGCCACCTCCATGAACAAAAACAACACGCATACCAACACACGACAACAAAACAAGATCAGCAATAACAGAAGCCTGGAGATCACCTGATTTCATGGCAGCGCCGCCGTACTTGACCACAATAGTCTTGTTCCGAAACTTCTGGATGAAGGGGAGCGCTTCGGAGAGGATGCGGACGCGGGTCTTTGGTGGGGTTGTGACAAGCGGGTCGGGTTGAGAAATGGAGGTGGATTTGAGGGGTGGGAGAGAGATTGGGGATTTGGGTTTGGTGGTGAAGTGGAGGTGAGTGGGGTTAGGGTTTATGAGGGGTTTTGGAGGTGGGTTTTGGAGAGGGAGTGATTTGGGGAGGAGTAAAGCTTTGGCCGCCATTGTTGATGAGTTGAAGCTGAGTGTGTGTTTTATACGGTGTGTGTAAAATCAGACAAGATGCACCAGTTTCTCTGCCAAAACAAAGTTTGGGGGTGTATTTTTCGTTATGAAATCcactattttttaaaattaattaaaatcttgaaACACATAATACTCCTTCTGATCCTTATTATAACGCATCAAaactttttgcacacaattctaGCTGCTTTGACCacttacttaaaattattttttttaaatttttttttctgaattaaaatatgtgatatatattttaattcagacatagaaaattttttaaaaaataattttaagtgtgTGGTCAAAGCACCTAGAATTGTGTGTAAAAAATTTTCGTGACTTATAAtaaggaccagagggagtaattagaattttaaattatgttataaaatctaattatttatgtttagaacataatttgcatgttgtaaaatgtttataaaattgtacaacgaaaaaagttaaaatttagatgatttgattatattttattcaattttgtactataatacttccatatttttgtgTACTTCATCGAATTTAACCCaatcaatttaaatttatacttaaaaatctaatggtattcgattgagattgtttaaaatccattgaaATTGATGGTATTTAAatgttgattgattttttttttaatgtcataaaatgatgaatttatGTGAAATCtcaatgtattttaagttttttgaaattacACCAAAATCCGTGAGATTTTGAAGGATTGTGCTTAATTCCtaaaaaatctatatcaactctacaatattttatcaaaaattcgcacaaaatcaaaatcacatacattcCATAAAAATTCatggactaaaaacaatccattaaaatctcaatcgaatacacaaTTTTTGAACTTTACCTTGTTCAATAATAGGATAACAGgatgataaattatatagaagttttcGGAGAAAAAAGAAAGTATAGGATAATAATCACTAATCATGAATGGATTTAAATAATCTTTGATAAAGATTATTAGGAAACATGAagtagaaatggaatgaacatTAAACATGTGGgttataattttagttaaaatagtatGAAAGGAATGATCGAAGGTTTGCAAAATTTTTATAGACAAATTTCTAATCAATCCTCCGTTACATTCCATCCAAGTGTCCATTTCGACATAATctatatattcttaatttttgaacataaatatttttgaaaaagtttTATTTTCAGCTTTCCCTTAAATACTCgcatcatattattatatactatattttttttcacatcAAATAGATAGTTCATGTTACCaggtcgtttggttcgagaGGTGATATGGGATTGAAATTAGAAATCGAGTGAAATGTatttgataaatctaaaaatcGAATATCAACGCTGGTTTAGTTTATGCTATTGCATCATGTTCATGATTCACAATCTCAAACAAGACgtaaacaattattttaatcaCCTTCTTCACTCAAAACTCGTAAGGTTTTGAAAAATTTTGCATACCAAAATCCTATAACTTCAAGAGAGACATGTAAAataagcaaccagaacttttgggagacatgtaaaaagggacggaggaagtaactAGAAGATAAGCAACCAGATAACTTCAATAGTTTGAGGACTTTTGGGAGGTGCAAACCAGACAAATATCATACTATTGTGAAGTGAAGTTAAACTTGTGTAGCAAACCTTAAAAATGGTATTAGAACCAGCATACAATAGTCCATAACAATCTCACGTGGACTCCACGACGGGGAGCTAGATCACACAGCCATGGATATCATAATGGGGAGCTAGATTCTTCACACAATTAAACAAGGACCGGCTTGAGAGGAAAACCAACATGCAGATATCAGTACAGAGTGAGGTATCAAAATGACCATTAGCAAATTACGGCGAAAATGCATGATATATGAATCCATATTTCTCAGAAGATacagaattatatataaaaacagaCCATCTGGTGTCAAGGTGCACGGCTAACCGGCAGATCAACCAACATCTTAATTATTGTTTCTCTCAATGATCTTGAAATTTCTATACATTTTTGCACATCTTTGTCACAAGCAATTAAAACCCAGTCCCCCTCTTCATCTTTATACTTTATGCTAAATGTGCCTCTCTCCAAATTTAGCCTTTCAATCACATTGTCCTCCAACTCTGCCATTCCGGAAGAATTAGGCAGCTCAAACCTAATAGCAACTCCATTATAGGTTGCCTTCACATCTATCTTATTTATGTCTTGGCTTGTGTCAGCAACAATAGCTATTTCCTGTAAAGGGGGAATGCCTGGATAAACATAATTAGTTTTACTCGGTTCCTTATTATTTACACTCCGGAGCTTAGAGGAACTCTGAATGCCCATCCTACTCTTGCCACTTTGCCACCTTTTAATACCATGACTTCTACATATGCGTTTGAATGTGGACCGACTAACTAAAAAAACAGAACATTTAGAAATAGAACATATAcacatttataaaatatgtacaTCAACAGATATATCATGTTTAGTCTATTAACAAAGCAAGCCAGGACATAGAAGCACAGCAGCATATAAACAAAACTCACCATGAAAGCTGTTTGCTGCATCTTCCAATGATTTACCAAAATGCTCGCTAAGAACCTcgaaattaatttcattttcatgTTTGTTCCCTTCTACTGAAGTTTCTTCTAAGCATGTGGTTCTTTGTTCTGCTCCCACATTAAGACCCTGATCATGTATATCATCAGCAACTATCAGTAGCTGATGCAAAATATCCAACAATGGGTGTTCtccaattttaataatatttaataatatttatgccTGTTACAGACTAAAAAGTAGTTACACAAATTCATATATTGAGAAagcaacaaacaaacaaatagaatttaaaatatgtCACACTGTTGCATACTAGAACGCAATAACACATTTGTATTATATTtgacaataaataaaattcatattttattttaaattaagtgTAGCTGGATACAaaaagtttatttatattttaaagtagTTTTATACATAACAATTAAGATACAGAATCTTTACATACTGTaataatgattaatataatGACCTCTAGCAAAAGTTCTTGACTCTGGTAATCACAAACAGCCACATTGCAACATTGAAGAACAAGAATAATATGCTATCCACTGAAAACATTAAAGCAGATGGAAGTAAAAGTATTAAAAACTTGAAAGGAACCTACCATATGGTTTTCCTGGATATAAATGGGAAATAGAGATTTATGACACATTTTAGAATGTGTCTTCTAATGTGCAGACATAGAACCAACAAAATACAGCCTTTTGTGTACAAAAGAGCAATCAAAGTAGACATATAGCCAGCTGGCAGCTTCCAAGTTGCCTGATGGCAAATGACAAGCTAGTTAACATTCAACAAGTGGGCAATCTAAGCAGGCGCAAACCAGATATAGGGAAACAAACTGCACTAGTGTGAGGACTCATATACTAATGGCATGCATGAAGCTGAATTTTTTCCATTGCATGACGGTCACTAATTTCGATAAAGAATGACTTCATCCTGTGCCAGGTGGTCTCAATCTTTCGTTACTAATGCTATATATCAATTCAAAGTTAATGCCTTTTATACTTGTGAGAGTGACATTAATATGGGGGGAAAAGACACAAACAGTATAGATGTGCATGAGAAAACCAAGGAAACCATGTGAACATCAGTGGAGCAACAAGGTGCAAAGGATGCCTAATTCAAGAACCACAGAACCCAATGGCAATAACTGCTAGTTCTAGTGCAGCAAGAACATTGAAAAAATGTGTCTTGGTTatacataaatacatattttgctCGATGTTAAAGGGTTGAGAAATTTACCTGCTGGTCAATATCGTTTCCCCCGGTCCTTCCGTCAGAAACATTAGCGACATGGCCCACATCTTCCTCAGCCTCTCCCCCAGGAACCATAAGTGTTGCACCCTCTTGCCATTCCTCCTCAATGAATAGATCTTCCAGATCCCCATTTGGTGCTCCTAAGccacttttcttaaaaattCTGCAGAGCACAAATGCATCCTTTTTCTTACCCAGACAAGGATCATAAAATTCTGTTAGTCTAAATATTATAGTACAACACTGAATTGGTGACTTCGAAATGTAAATCAGAACAACTGTCACCTGTGTTACTCCTGCTTGCTGTAGTTCAGTGTCGACAAGTCTATACTCATGCATTGTCCAGTTGGTTCGTATGCCATATGGAGGTCCGCCATGATGAAAGACTAACGTTTTTTTCATCCCAATAGTCTCTCCCATGTGACGTACACAGCAATCCTTCCCGGTTGGTTTCCAAAACCCTGCTTGAGTGGTGCGATTCGTTCGGGACCTATTACCATAGTTCATATCAACGGGGCTGAAAAAGTACCACTCATCTATACCACCCAGCAAAGAATGACCTAAACCCCATAGTAAAGGAATTTGTCAGATGACATGGAGGACTATACACACATTTTAGATAAACGCAGCGATTAATACCTATCAAAACAGTACTTAATCAAGCACAAATACAAGGAGAACGGGTAACAAAAACAAGCACATTAACAATCATTCTGCTTCTACAATAGATTTGCACTTCgctttaattttaaaaacaactgTTATTGCTTTCCAACATCTCATTCCCAAATCCCACAACTTCGCATATTAACAAGGTTCTTACAAAAATTAGACATAAGTTAAACACTCACACAGAATCAAAAACAAAGATCAATTAAGTACAAAACCCCCACTTAAATCAACAAAACGAAAACAAAACATAGGACTAAATTActcaatataaaaaataattcacaTATTATACAACTCGGATTATAAACATAAACCAAAATCACAATCAAATTAGTACAAACATATTAATAGAAATCAAAAccagaaatataaataaagggCAAATCAAACACTTCAATACACATGTATAggcatacatatatttatttctacCTGGAAGATCCCAAGGTTCATGCTTATAAACATCAATTTCTTTAAGAATTTGAATCTCAAACTGCTTCCCACAAAACCTGCTCCTTAAATAAAACCCCACAAGCTCTTCATCTGTTGGATGAAACCTAAAGCCAGGTACCAACCCAGATATCGGATACTCATTCTTCGCCGCCGCCGAAATACGTCGATCCATAACCCAATACTTGACCAAATTTCATACTCCGCACCCTTGACGTTTCAggttttatactccctccttcccatttttattaaaaaaaattaaatatgatatgttgttatcattgttatgcattaattatacaaaaacactactaaattttcattcattttgttaaaagtcaacatagtttgcattgtaaatcatgaaaattgtacatgctaataaatgttaacattgaaacttgtataaaattgtattggacaaagaagtaggacaaataatatgagaaattttttctttgcaaagtggactattaagatgggaaggagggagtagtttttttttgtcaggagatTTTATAGTTTAAGTACTGTATTTAACATTCccgatatatatatttcataaattaatatcttggacctggttaaaaaaaaattattattttagtaaaGTATTTagtttatcaattaataaatattatactctctctgtttctatttatttttctcGTTTGAAATATCGAGACTCtttataacatgagacaaattactaatttacgtctaatttataagactaaatGAGTGATTTTGTTGTATTCATATTCAAGATTGCTTTAATACActaaagtttttatatttaatactaatacgaaattaaaaatattaacaataaaTACATTTCAGCAAAAAATAGTCATATGCTCATAATTTCTAAGAAACTTAGATCATAAAAAAAATGTCATGTGTTgtgtattttgagattttttttctcAGTATGAAACAAGAATTAAGAAGTTTTTGACTTTTGTCAAAGGTATATGGCCtagggtgagcaaaaaaccgaattcAAACCGAAATCGAACCGAAAACTGGAAAAACCAatcaaaaaccgaaccgcataAAATCGATCCGAACTGaaaccgaaaattttaaaatcggACCGATTCTAATGGATGCGGTTCCGATTTTAAGTGAAAACCGAACCGCAAAAAagcgaaccgaaccgattattaaaaaaataataaataatatttatttatatgattttataagaaaatatataagcTAAATTAATATCTCATGGTATACCATGGGTTATCaactaatatattaattgtataTAGCAGAGTAGGATAGTAATACTGAAGCAGTGATTATAAATCTCATAAGTTCGTCGGTGTgaataaagcaaaaaaatcATTCATGATATATAATTGAACATATCATAAATAATTTCTTGTTCAAGCGAtggtttaaatttcaaaatttctccTCAACTATTATTCTAGTTAACTTATTTATTCATTAAATTGGAAATATGtttcttaatttaattttttgcggTTCTAAAACCAAAACAACACCGATTAAAACCAAACCAAAGTTTTAAATCGAAACCGAAACCGCCGATTCAGTTGCGATtgcgatttttaatttttaaaaccaaaGACCTTCGGTTTCGGTTGCAGTTTTACCCAAAAACTGAACCGAATCGAGGTTTGCTTCCCCCTCTATGCTATTGGCCGTGTTGTGATTAACTTTTTCCTATAAAGAATCTATTGAAATTGTATTCTCCCCTGGACTCGTACACTTTTCGGTACCCACCCTTTTGCTTCATCTCGAAGAAGTTGAATTTTGATCTTTTTCTTACAAATAAGTTATTGATCAAGCAATTACTTGATGAAGCGAATCATGAATAGCTCAAATGCTCGTAGAGGAAAATCTTCAGTTCCACAAAGAGGGCAATACAGGGGAGTGAGACAGAGGCCCTGGGGGAAATGGGCTGCCGAGATTCGTGAAACTTCTGGTCGTCGTCTCTGGCTTGGCACCTATAACACTGCAGAGGAAGCTGCCGTGGCTTATGACCGTGCTGCAATTCGGATACGAGGTGATCATGCTCTGCTCAATTTTCCGGATTGTAGTAAAATATGGAGAGCTAAATTAGTGTCTCCTGTCGGTGGTTCAACATCAGGAGACAAAGGTAATGCACATATATTTCCCTCTATAAAATCAATCAATAAacattttttgtattttatgctgtaatttttaatatttaatgtgaCTCTTAGAACCCCAAATTACAAGTACCCTGACGATCCATATATTTAGGATGTAttcaatttggattttaaatggTTTTTTTCATTCATGGAATCCGAGGGTATTAACTcggattttaaaatatgtaacagGATCttgggtattcaattgggattttaaattgttCTATTGGTATTCAATCAGGTTttaaaattatgctttaaaatctgatatatttaattgggattgttcaaaatccattaaaatctgatgacattcatTTGGTA includes:
- the LOC108203021 gene encoding NAC domain containing protein 50 isoform X3; the protein is MDRRISAAAKNEYPISGLVPGFRFHPTDEELVGFYLRSRFCGKQFEIQILKEIDVYKHEPWDLPGHSLLGGIDEWYFFSPVDMNYGNRSRTNRTTQAGFWKPTGKDCCVRHMGETIGMKKTLVFHHGGPPYGIRTNWTMHEYRLVDTELQQAGVTQKKDAFVLCRIFKKSGLGAPNGDLEDLFIEEEWQEGATLMVPGGEAEEDVGHVANVSDGRTGGNDIDQQGLNVGAEQRTTCLEETSVEGNKHENEINFEVLSEHFGKSLEDAANSFHVGPHSNAYVEVMVLKGGKVARVGWAFRVPLSSGV
- the LOC108200894 gene encoding glycine-rich cell wall structural protein-like, whose amino-acid sequence is MWGSGHNSHHGQYPYYGGHPPQSYPPAAGYPPQSYGHQPAYPQGHMYPSGHGFAGLGGMPGHGAGFGNQHQGYGHSHGGYAHSGYGHGGASHYGHHGKFGKAGKMHGYKKWK
- the LOC108203023 gene encoding uncharacterized protein LOC108203023 is translated as MAAKALLLPKSLPLQNPPPKPLINPNPTHLHFTTKPKSPISLPPLKSTSISQPDPLVTTPPKTRVRILSEALPFIQKFRNKTIVVKYGGAAMKSGDLQASVIADLVLLSCVGMRVVFVHGGGPEINLWLSKLGIKPNFLNGLRVTDASTMEIVSMVLIGKVNKMLVSLVNKAGGTAVGLSGIDGRLLTASPAVNAEELGFVGDIASVDSGVIRPLIDNGCIPVIASVAADGNGQMYNINADTVAGELAAALGAEKLILLTDVVGILEDRNDVGSLVKEIDIKGVKKMMAEGKIAGGMIPKVNCCIRSLAQGVRTTSIIDGGLEHSLLLEILTDEGAGTMITG
- the LOC108203021 gene encoding NAC domain containing protein 50 isoform X2, with product MDRRISAAAKNEYPISGLVPGFRFHPTDEELVGFYLRSRFCGKQFEIQILKEIDVYKHEPWDLPGHSLLGGIDEWYFFSPVDMNYGNRSRTNRTTQAGFWKPTGKDCCVRHMGETIGMKKTLVFHHGGPPYGIRTNWTMHEYRLVDTELQQAGVTQDAFVLCRIFKKSGLGAPNGDLEDLFIEEEWQEGATLMVPGGEAEEDVGHVANVSDGRTGGNDIDQQGLNVGAEQRTTCLEETSVEGNKHENEINFEVLSEHFGKSLEDAANSFHVSRSTFKRICRSHGIKRWQSGKSRMGIQSSSKLRSVNNKEPSKTNYVYPGIPPLQEIAIVADTSQDINKIDVKATYNGVAIRFELPNSSGMAELEDNVIERLNLERGTFSIKYKDEEGDWVLIACDKDVQKCIEISRSLRETIIKMLVDLPVSRAP
- the LOC108203021 gene encoding NAC domain containing protein 50 isoform X1: MDRRISAAAKNEYPISGLVPGFRFHPTDEELVGFYLRSRFCGKQFEIQILKEIDVYKHEPWDLPGHSLLGGIDEWYFFSPVDMNYGNRSRTNRTTQAGFWKPTGKDCCVRHMGETIGMKKTLVFHHGGPPYGIRTNWTMHEYRLVDTELQQAGVTQKKDAFVLCRIFKKSGLGAPNGDLEDLFIEEEWQEGATLMVPGGEAEEDVGHVANVSDGRTGGNDIDQQGLNVGAEQRTTCLEETSVEGNKHENEINFEVLSEHFGKSLEDAANSFHVSRSTFKRICRSHGIKRWQSGKSRMGIQSSSKLRSVNNKEPSKTNYVYPGIPPLQEIAIVADTSQDINKIDVKATYNGVAIRFELPNSSGMAELEDNVIERLNLERGTFSIKYKDEEGDWVLIACDKDVQKCIEISRSLRETIIKMLVDLPVSRAP